In the genome of Labeo rohita strain BAU-BD-2019 chromosome 24, IGBB_LRoh.1.0, whole genome shotgun sequence, one region contains:
- the agtr1b gene encoding type-1 angiotensin II receptor A: protein MENKTSGMSKGLHVNCSMSGRHGFIFTFIPVVYGCNFVIGIIGNSMVVAVIYRYMKLKTVANVFVFNLAISDLTFLITLPLWATFTATGYHWPFGTFLCKASAGLVIFNLYTSIFFLTALSIDRYLAIVHPVRSRRQRTLFYANLTCVLIWLFALLLSAPTALSRDVYDIGNSTLCAVWHRSEHLNLLVTLSVLKSVLGFIVPFLVIITCYCLIGQALLGSRGLLRKSVRSREDETLRMIAATVLAFFVCWAPHQAFHFMELLATLGVVENCQTLDVIDTAMPFTICISYLNSCVNPILYGFVGHNFRKNLLRLLGCTSGQSSNSISSKMNANSHCTSGLLNPPSSNNNSTPTMKTS, encoded by the coding sequence ATGGAGAACAAAACATCAGGAATGAGCAAGGGCCTCCACGTGAACTGCAGCATGTCTGGAAGACACGGCTTCATCTTCACCTTCATCCCTGTCGTCTACGGATGCAATTTCGTCATTGGGATCATTGGCAATAGCATGGTGGTGGCTGTGATCTACCGCTACATGAAGCTGAAGACAGTTGCAAACGTGTTTGTGTTCAATCTAGCCATATCAGATCTGACCTTCCTTATTACGCTACCTTTGTGGGCCACTTTCACAGCTACGGGCTACCACTGGCCGTTTGGCACCTTCCTGTGCAAGGCAAGTGCCGGACTGGTCATCTTCAACCTGTATACTAGTATATTCTTCCTCACTGCTCTTAGCATTGACAGATATCTCGCTATCGTTCATCCGGTGCGCTCCAGACGCCAACGCACACTTTTTTACGCAAACCTCACGTGTGTACTCATATGGCTCTTTGCCTTGCTCCTCAGTGCACCTACAGCGCTAAGCCGGGATGTGTACGACATTGGGAACTCCACATTGTGTGCCGTGTGGCACCGCAGTGAGCATCTTAACTTGCTAGTTACCCTTAGTGTGCTAAAAAGCGTGCTAGGTTTCATTGTGCCTTTCCTCGTCATCATCACCTGCTATTGCCTGATCGGTCAGGCGCTTCTAGGTTCCAGGGGTCTGTTGAGGAAAAGCGTTCGCTCTCGGGAAGACGAAACTCTACGTATGATAGCTGCTACCGTGCTAGCTTTCTTTGTTTGTTGGGCTCCTCACCAGGCTTTCCACTTCATGGAGCTGCTGGCCACGCTTGGCGTGGTGGAAAACTGCCAAACACTAGATGTTATTGACACAGCCATGCCGTTTACCATCTGCATCTCCTATTTAAACAGTTGTGTAAACCCCATACTTTATGGCTTTGTTGGGCACAACTTTCGCAAGAACTTACTGAGGTTACTAGGCTGTACATCTGGACAATCTAGTAATAGCATTAGCTCAAAGATGAATGCCAATTCCCATTGTACCTCTGGTCTGCTCAACCCACCAAGCTCCAATAACAATTCAACACCTACAATGAAGACATCTTAA
- the cpb1 gene encoding carboxypeptidase B — translation MKVILLLGLVAVALCEPVKFVGDKVLRLTPGSEEHVTIIREIGEKIKVDFWRPDSPDLVTIGKTVDIHVPAAQLDMVFTILHQSGMEVKVMLENLQEAMEAQMDQRATKAHGYTKYNDWATINDWVSSITAANADLISSQVIGNTYEGRPMHVLTVGKKTGSAKQAIFMDCGFHAREWISPAFCQWFVNEAVTTYGTDSEMTTLLDNMDFFVLPVFNVDGYEHSWTNDRMWRKTRSKNSGSNCIGTDPNRNFDAGWCTIGASSNPCSETYCGSSIESEIESKNLANFIRTNKAIIKAYLTVHSYSQLLLFPYSYTYDHTPDHSELLSVSRGAVSALTSLHGTRYTSGPGAATIYPAAGGSDDWAYDLGIKYSYTFELRDEGFYGFLLPESQIQPTCEETMLAVKYIATHVLNNPY, via the exons ATGAAGGTCATCTTGCTCTTGGGATTGGTGGCTGTTGCTCTCTGTGAGCCAGTTAAATTTGTGGG AGATAAGGTGCTCCGCCTGACACCTGGATCTGAGGAACATGTGACAATCATCAGGGAAATTGGTGAAAAAATTaag GTGGACTTCTGGAGGCCTGACAGCCCTGACCTTGTGACCATTGGCAAGACTGTTGACATTCATGTTCCTGCTGCCCAGCTTGACATGGTCTTCACCATTTTGCACCAGAGTGGCATGGAAGTTAA GGTCATGTTGGAAAATCTTCAGGAGGCCATGGAGGCTCAGATGGACCAGAGGGCAACAAAGGCCCATGGCTACACCAAGTACAACGACTGGGCAACG ATTAATGATTGGGTTTCCTCCATCACCGCTGCCAACGCTGACCTGATCAGCAGTCAGGTGATCGGGAACACTTACGAAGGACGCCCCATGCATGTTCTGACG GTTGGTAAGAAGACAGGCTCTGCTAAGCAAGCCATCTTCATGGACTGTGGCTTCCACGCCAGAGAATGGATCAGTCCTGCTTTCTGTCAGTGGTTTGTAAATGAG GCTGTGACCACCTACGGCACTGACTCAGAGATGACCACCCTTCTGGATAATATGGACTTCTTTGTTCTGCCTGTCTTCAACGTTGATGGCTATGAACACAGCTGGACCAAT GACAGGATGTGGAGAAAGACCCGATCCAAGAACAGTGGTAGCAACTGTATCGGTACTGACCCCAACAGAAACTTTGATGCTGGATGGTGCA CCATTGGAGCTTCCAGCAACCCTTGCAGTGAAACCTACTGTGGAAGCAGCATTGAATCTGAGATTGAGTCCAAGAATTTGGCCAACTTCATCCGCACCAACAAGGCCATCATCAAGGCTTATCTGACTGTCCACTCATATTCCCAGCTGCTCCTTTTCCCCTATTCCTACACATATGACCACACTCCTGATCACTCAGAGCTG CTGAGTGTGTCTCGTGGAGCTGTTTCAGCTCTGACATCCCTGCACGGAACCAGATATACTAGCGGCCCTGGTGCTGCGACCATCT ACCCTGCTGCTGGTGGCTCTGATGACTGGGCTTATGACCTGGGCATAAAGTACTCCTATACCTTCGAGCTGCGTGACGAAGGTTTTTATGGTTTCCTGCTGCCCGAGTCTCAGATCCAGCCCACTTGTGAGGAGACCATGCTGGCTGTCAAATACATCGCCACCCATGTGCTCAACAACCCATATTGA